CAATTGCTGTTTCCGAGCCAAACCCTTAACCTTTAAAGAAGTCAGTGATTTTTAATGCAATACACTTTGTCAAATTCTGTTAATATTTCCTTACAGATTTCTAGCTGTCTGGCTACTATGTCTAGGAATCCAGCTCGTCACTGACTGCAATAGCCACAGCAGCTCTTTCGCTTTTAATTAATGCCTCCAGCTACCAGCGAGTGGGATTCTGGGCTTCAACACAAACATTCTGCTAAGAAGCTTGCGAGAGCTGCCTCCGCTTTATACCCATTTCGGCAACCTGCCACTGTCGTCGCTCACTACTTCGTGCAATGTTTATTGTGCTTATTTCTCCTTGCCACAACTCCCCTACCCTTGCTTTAAATCTACCCtattattattcaataaaaaaactttttcacacAAGACCTAACCtcttgtctgtgtgtctgtggcgTTTCCTCAAGGGGAatacaattattaatattagtcaGCTAGTATTACTAAACATCAACAACCTCAGAGTCAATGATTGCTGCTGTGATTGCTCAGTTGTATCCTGTCTCAAATATCAAAGCAAGACACTTTCTTAGGTGGGTGGATGATGgaagtggtgtggtgtgtgctAAGTTTATAACAGAACAACAAACTATAAAGGAAAaacttacaataaataaaagcataaaaaaccaAACGGAAGTGAGcggcaaaaaaaagcaaaatgaaaAAGTAGAAAAGGCAGAGGCGGACAAATCATAAAAGCATTATGATGCTTTCCAAAAACACAGCTGGCCTGGATAAATAGTGCTAGCTAATGTAGTCTATAATTTATAGACAGACATTTGACAAGTTAAGGGTCTTAATACAATTGTTTTTTATAGACCTTATCGCGAGGTAGGCAACCATAGATAAAACAAATATTCTAGACACGAATAAGGGCTACCAATTTGTCCACCTCTGTGAAGCCGAACTGAAGGGCAacaaagtcattttaaaaacagcGGCCACGTTTTAGGTTTTTCCCGCCCGATGCGGGCGCCACCGTCACTCACTTGTGATGTCATAGACTACCACGGCGACAGTAGAGTCGCGGATGTAGCTGGGGATGAGACTCCGGAAACGCTCCTGTCCGGCTGTGTCCCACAGCTGCAAGCGCACCTACGCGAGCCCACAATAGTGCCAGAGAAACAGCAGGAAGACAaagaggagagaagagagaggggggaggagAGGAAGAGTAGTAAGAGAGGACGGAAGCGAACAGTCTtaggacggacggacggacggaggGAGGCAAGAGAGGGAGGAAGGCAGAGGGCGTGAGGTCTCCGAGATACATACTTGTGATGTCGTATACTACGACAGCGGCGGCCGAGTCACGGATGTAGCTGGGAATAAGGCTACGGAATCGCTCTTGGCCCGCCGTGTCCCAAAGCTGCAACCTGATCTGTGTGTGATGGACGGGACAAATcgagtaaataaaaaggaaagaaagaaaaaatatatgtaatgcAGTAAAATAAGACAGTGAaggataaataaacaaaaataaatcaataaaataaatcaataaataaaatgatatgacactaaaacaaaataatggaacaaacagAAAGTCTAAGGagttctagaaaaaaaaaatccttaattaaataatatggAACTAAACAGAATGTGATTAGGAAAAGAATTAAGGGAAGATGGAGCGATCTGGCCAGGAAGAGGGGAGGTGTAGGAGATTTGGAAAGAAAGACATGAGGGAGATACCATCTCAGCTCTGGAAGGGCACATTTCTGGCCGGCGAGTCAGCTGTTTTCAGGGTATGGTAAGTCAATTAATGaactatacagtactgtgcaaaagtcttaggcacatgcaaataacCGCTTTAAAGCACCTTTGTCTTGGTGTGACAAgcctttgtttaaaatgtagtcTCAGGcccaatttgtgcagttttataaggaaaattTGCGGCTTGGTttcacagaatatcatgaagaACCAGCCACAGTCCTTCTGAGGACTTTGTTGCAcatctgcttctttttttcatgcagcaaaactgttttttttttttttgtcttttacatAATACACCATAACTTCTGGACTACAGATTTTCctgtaaaaatacttttttgctgACTTATTAATgacatcataaaataaacacgTATAGCAAGGTTTGTACTttgttatacaaaaataaataaaaatacacaggGTGTCTTAGACTTTGCACAGTCGTGTAAATGTTGTCTGTCAATGATTATGGCTCGAAATGTTATGAAACACAGTCATATGGAACACTTCTGGGGAACACAGTTATGTTCAATACTTGTTGCATtcaactacaaataaaaaaaaaaaaagtacctttTGCATGATATTGGAGTCTGTTATAAACAATATCATTAATATTTGCAATGATCGTGCCATGTTGTGATTCATTTGCAAAAGAAATGCCAGGAGAACACAACACTCACCGTTCTGTCCTCGAGGTACATCGTTTTTGACAAGAAATCGATTCCTATTGTGGCCTGAAAATCCAAAGACAGGGGCGTGTCAAGAAGAAGAGCTCATTTAAAAGCGCAAAGTGGAAACATGTGTTCATACTGGCTCACCTGGTAGGTATTATCAAAGCTGTCATACATGAATCTGGTGATGAGTGAAGTCTTtccaactgtaaaaaaaaaaagaaagaaacgaaaacatttaaatgaattaaataactACATGGATGGTACTTCCTTCTCAGTTTTTACAATGCTGCATGATCTTAAACAAGGTCTGTTTTAATCAAAAGCATCAGTAAATATTTGGACAGAACTCTGTCCAAACAGATTTTgcttcattcataaaaaaaaaaataaaaaaaaataagagtcgtttggtgaaaataaaaattggcGAGCATTCttgaaaatttaaaatgtaatcaacaaattgaaataaaaaaataaaaaaataaaaaacattgtgaCAGTGAATTCTTTGGGAATTCTTTATGTGTCTTTGTAATGGTTTCTAGAGTTCAAAAAATGAGCCAAATTtctgtaatttaaaatgtaatgtaaaagtgtaaaagtaattCCATCCAATAGAGTGCAGTGattttgcaattttttattgGTTGATTCATCGGGTCAACATTAGCACCAGCTGcagttaaatgttaataagAAGAATGTTGTTAAGACAGCTAAGAAGGTATCCAAAAGACGGGGATTCAAGTCATTGGTACAAGGTGAGCTGAcaggaaacaaataaacatcTCTCGCCATTCACAGCGGGTGCATTCGGGGAGGAATTGGTTCTTGACAAGTCTTAAGGATTCCTAGCAAAATTACGAGGTAACGTAGGAACTTTCACAAGAAGGGGAACATTGTGACATTTTATGCACACTCCTATATGACTCGTAACATTCCAGCCAGGGAACGTCAAGAATTAAAAATTTGGAATAGTTTGAAGCACAAGTgcgcatattattattttttttcctggcctGACATGCCATAAACGCTGCATCAGTGGCTCAGACCGTGACAGGTGCAAACAAACACCCGGTCTGGTGAATGACGCAGAGTGCTAGACCTGCTAAACTCCAGAGAGTTCTGTCTCTTGGCTGAAACCTCCAACTCACACTCCCTGGTGGCATTTAACACTCATACCCACCCACGCATGCACAAAGCTGATGGATGAAATGGGTACAGTCATCAGGTCCTTCATTAGATAGTCTATTGTACTGCTTAGCCTTCTTAGATCACAACTATTGATCAAACAAACACAGTTAgcatttatttaccaaaaatgtaaaaaataggttaataaataattaagtaaagaTAAATACTTTTCTAAAAGaacattgttttcttttattgcgAGATCTGCACTTGACCAGCTCCGGCCTTCAACAGCGGACATGCGTTATACGATTATAACAGTCAGAAAATAACAACACCAAGCACTACGGAGGTCGGGCACCTTAGCCAACTTGGGAGCTCTGCTACCGGTCTTCTGACGGTtcatttaatacaattttaaagtttATGGATCCTAACCTTTTAatatacacattttcatttttgagATATGGTCAAATTACAATACAAACAGACAAAATTACACATTATGTTTTACTGTGTATACCATGGATTAGTTAAAAATATCATGAGATGAGCCTTTATAAGACTGGTGTGTATCAATAATCATTAAAGTGCTActctataaaatatttaactttaaagcatataattcagaagctgtgaaaaaataattgttatacctacaaagaaaataaaaggtcTAAAAAGTTTAACAGGTTTATAACAGGTCCATGGTCACCTTAGTGACCATTAAAACTAGAAGCGTGAAGTTCAAACATGAAGTGATTTCAGTACGCCTGATATCTGCTACCTGACCCATAAATCATCGGGTAGATGCAGAAAGTACAGGTCTCCGTTCAACTGTAATTACGCTGAAGTCCCTGAGGGACAGCAGAACCAGTGGAAATCACTTGATTTCAATTGGTCTCGATcacttgttaaagaaaaaaaaaaagagaaggggGTCAAAGATATGACCCAACGCCTGTGCTAATTATACACCGCTATCATTCCTGGGATTCTTGCAGATTCTAGCTGCAGCAGCAGCTGCTGGACGAGAGCTCAAAGGGAGAGCAGTGTGGGACGGAGAGAAGCGATGCAGCAAGAGGAAAAAGATTTTGCATGGGATCAATATGAAAGAATGTCTAGTGCTTTAAAAACGGATCAGATAAGCAGGCAGTCGAAACTAAATGTGTAcggagaaagacaaagaaaaagaaaaaaacagcagtgtATTACAGAGCACAGCAGAGTCCTTTATGCTCATCGATCAATGGTACCTTTTGTGTCGGGTTCATACAAGCCAGACGGCAATAAATTGCTCCTTTTGTACCTGTGCATGTCACGGTCTatctgtgctgctctgactttaTTACTAGCCAGTGACAATACTTACAAATAGGCATTGTGAAACAAAACTCTGAAACTGACACATTTCCATTAAACATCACTACAACTTTTACAGTGcaagttaaaataatttcaattattttacaaaaaacatgGCGCTTGAATGCAGCATCTCCAATTAtggatattattaatattgtttactGTAACTCCTATACATGAAAGCCATTCATAATCATCTTATGGGTAAAGTGTTagacagtataaataaaattagactCTGGACGACCACATTTGATCTAGATCAGAAATACCAATCCATGCAAATCAAATCAGAGTGGTGATTTAAACAGAAACTGTACTTATGGACACACCAGGGGACTGTGTCCCTGCTCACACAGTTTGCATATATTTAGATTGCTCTGTGGTTCATCTTGAGCACTAGTCACCAAAAGGCTGCAAGTTTAAATCCCATACCTGGAATCACGTTGTAGCTATAAAGCAAGAGTCTcaacattaagtattatgaaataTCATGAGACAGTGGGATGTTCAGGCTTAAAGACAAGTTGCATCATGTTTGACATAAAAGATCTGTTAGGAAATATGACATTAAACCTAACAACTATAACATATTTCTACATTTCAAATCTGAATGATATTATATCAATATCAGGACTCAAAATCAAACTCAATTTGTTCACGCATTGTCCTGGTCTGTTTCAGATATTGTATTGCTGAAAGCATATAAACGTATTTAGATAAAATCAGAGCCTACGCTATGAATTCAGATGCAGCCTAaaagacagtaacttgtcctaaCCTGTACACCTGATGATGTAGAAGTACAATAATTACTCAAATGTACTGCGTTATGTATCAGGAATTAAAGGAGCAATTGAACACAGCATTTAAACTGGTTAGCTAAAAACAAATCACGGCAATAATTGTAACTAATGATGCCCTGTTTCTCCTGCAGGACATTTACGGATACAAATACACCtatagataaaaatataataataattattattattataataataatatgtcagGTAAAACAACAGCCATAGAGAAATGGTTAAAATGATGGATACATTTCCTATGTGTATTTGGACGTATCCCGCCTACTACTTTAAGATTGGCCAGTACACCTGACTTTCTGCACTGTGATTGGCTAGTCCTTCTGATTTAAAGGTACCTTGGGTGTCTCTAAAGGAAAACAGCCAATCAGGGTGCAAAAGGCGGGACTTAAAGGAATATGAGAGGAAAAATAGCGGCTAGCGCAAACATCTACCTTGAAGTTAAGATTATTTATAATAAGTAAAAACTTACCACTTTGCTCCCCAAGAAACACCAGTTTGAATTTCCTTAGCGGGTTCCCAAAGTCTCCGGCAGTAGACATGACGGCTTAGGGGGAGTTATTCCGCAGCCTGCAATAACGGGGCTTGGTTTTAATCCTTGTCCAACTTCCGGTTTGTTAGCTCGCGCACTCGCTATCTGCGGTTAAATTAGCAAATTGTTCgtaatgctttaaaatgactatatatttacatataaatatttctaaattCTGTTCCAGTCCGAGTGAAGTTTAAGATCACTCTAAGACGCCTGACTCCGACTCCATCGCTCGGACTGGGCATTAAAGGAGGAGCTAATGGGAAATCTACCGAACTTGATACATTTAGCTGTGATTGACAGCTCAGTCACAGGCCGCGTCCCAAATAGCGATTTAAGTTAACACTCAGTTATCACTCAATGCCACATAGACAACATGTAATGTGCATATGTAAGTATAGCAGTAAGAGTTTTGTGATTTAGCCGCAGAcaaacttgttttatttatttgcgtTTCAGGAATATCTTGTCAGCGACtcatacatttaaacacacacctataacacgtaataaaaaaaagtcgtATAGATCATgcatattaaataaacagtcaaAAAAAACCTGTGTCAATTTAAAGTTCACGAGTAGGGGGCGGGATGAAGGATGGAGTCAGGTTTGGTTGTCGCTATGAGGCGCCACGTCACGCTGCAGTGACGTAATCCCTGTTTAAAACGCCTGCGTCATCGGGTTAAAGCCGAGGCAGAGATTAATAATATTACTCtttatcatcaccatcatcatcatgaccCACACACGAGTCACTTCCGTCTGCACACAATTTATATCCACATATTTTacacggcacacacacacaaaacaaatacacaagATGTTTTTAAATGCGTAAATTCTCCTGTTATTTCTGTATAACATTTTTCCTGGTTAGTAGAAATAAATTATGCTTGAATTAAACAGAatttatcaaataataataataaatataattgcaAAGCAAATATACGCAGGCCCAAGCACTCTAAGTCAGGCATCTTAGATTGATCTCAAACTATTGCACTATATATATCACGATAttgatttaaactttaaataaacaacaataagaagtagaagagaaagaagaagaacaacaacaacaaaaggaaaaagaaaaaggagacaTTAGATTATATAAACAATTATACATTTCTGTGTTAACAATCTTCTGAAATCTATATCACAAAAGTAGAAATGTCTACATTGATAAGATAAATAGAGAACTAAAGGGACATCTTAATGTTTCAGCAGCCGGTTAGCATATTGTTCAAGAAGATATAAGCATCAAGGTCTAGAAGAACATTAAAGGCtgggtcaaaataaaaaattactatGAGAAGGACGTAACAAGGTAAAATGttcctttattcattcattcattcattcatcttttattccttcttatcctgtgtacagggtcacaggatagtctatcccaggagactttccgctcgattccgctccctgaaggccaacacagagagactgaagaggagcttcttcccgcaggcgataaggtctctcaaccacaccactatgcagaactaacacaatcttttcacaatcaatcaatcaatcaatcaattaatcaatctttatacatccatggacactatggacaaatccacgcacatctaccctacatgtttacatttacattctggaccattgcacaaagacactttaataatggcaccttaataagacactttttttctatgcatatttgcacaccatctttcttacgAAAATctaaatttcttaaatgttcttgtacagtatatttctatttgttcagtatatttaaatttttatttctatttttatgtacagcatatttctatttttagttctatttttatcctagttcaatttaatttttctatcatattttttttattcatatttattccttattataagctttaattctcttttaaaggtcactggtggtcgtataagcatttcactacatatcgtactgtgtatgactgtgtatgtgacaaataaaatttgattttttttttatgtcaccgGGCCACCAGATAAAAtgttgcataataataataacaagaatGATAATTATAGggaaataaagtgttttaatgcatataaaaaattatactgcTAAAAAAATAGTTCTGAAAAATCTTAATTAATGAATGATAGAGTATCTCTATATGTATAATCGACGTATTTCATTCCTTACAATGCAAAAGTACAGTGAAACGTTCGTTTGCAGTTTCTTCGCCGCACCGCACGACGGCGCTCAAGGACGCTGCCCTTCTACAATAAACACCTCATAATACACGAGTAAGAGACAAAGCCCGGAAATGCATGCAGGGttgaattaaaatgttatattaatggatggattgatttttatttacattctgaCTGGAATTTAATTCTGAGGACTGAAGCGATGACTGCTTTAGCCGGAAAGGTAGAGTGTTTCCCCTGTAATACCGCAGTAATTTGGGATTTTTTGTGAGTCCTAGAGGTCATCTGTGTGCTCATGTGGCTTAAACTCTGCTGTGTGATGCTGTGTTTAGtgcactactttttttttaaatatatttttaattataaacttCCTCATGCAGAGTTTGCTCATGCAGAACACCCGAGCCCTGGTCCAGGCTGTATCTCTGATTCGGTTGGTCTTCTATCTTACATTAGCTTCATTAAATTGCTTATTTTAACTTAAAGTTGTTTTAAGGAAAGTCTTTATTCCTCACTGCAGGTCTTCTGTACTACAGCATCAGGTGTCACCAGGTAATGTGACTACGTGCatggataaaaacaaacaaacatttaattcattaattaattgagTGTGATAATCACATTGGCACATCGAGGGAGTCTGTAGAGTTAATTAGGGataggaatcaccagtcacctcctgATACAATATTATTGCAGTACCTTTTAAATTTGAGATTCTATaagttttttataaatatcacgattcaatattacatttccccctattttgttacaattaaaCAATGAAGGCTTATAACATTGTTAATTATTGcttataacattataacataaaaacatgtcgccttgcacctccagggtccaggttcgattcctggccagactcgattcccgtctctgtgtgcatgattttgcatgttctccacgtgcttggtgggtttcctcggggtagtccggtttccccccacagtccaaagatatgtaggttaggctaattggcgttcccaaattgttcgtagtgtgtgaatgagtgtgtgtgtgtgccctgcgatggattggcaccctgtttagggtgtatcctgcctcgtgccctaagcttcttgaaaaggctccaggtccccgcaatcCTGAGTACAGGATGAGTGAGTTTACAGTGTGCTGcttgtaggattataaagaaaccgtgatgtgttactttttcaaatgtctccaaagtctcaaaactcaacttgtcagTAAGCGCATGGTTTAAGCGGCTTCTAACGTGGCTTCTAATACACTAATACAATTTTCAACTAATTCGCGCTCGCTGtgtttgagactggtgtaatcaggtgtaatgagtgggtttaagACTAATTTGCTCACAGAGTTTGGAGGAAAAGGCAGATAGGAGACTTTTAACGTGTGcaatttttgataatgtaacgccataaaaatgcgtttctgttgcgccacttAGAAGCTTCTGCACTTGGTACAATACCATTTGtacggatgcactgtatatctgaggctgatcagcCAATCTCggacaatcaaactgaaaaccagttAAATCTGGTCACTGGCCATTTGTCtctattataaatttaaaaatagttgTAAAAACATCGAATTTGGAGTCAGTGTTGATATGAGAATCACAACACAACAAAAGAATcgtgattcataactgaataCAGTTTGAAGTAAATATTctaatcctttttttccctagGCGTCTTTCTTCCTGAGAGACAGTACAGATCCATGCCTACACATGGGATTGGTCGATATAAGTACCTGCTTCCGAAGGAGACGGTGAGTCTGAGTGATTTACCATATACATTGAAATAACATAAATTTAGATAAGTGTGGTTTGGGAACATAATTAGtacagtgcattaaaaaaattatttttgcatatttgtcatgattaaatgattgagattatGAAGATGATTAAATAactaatattacacaaagataatatttgataaaatatatatttacataatattatgatatttattcccctaataaattaaatcatcatttaaaaactacattttgtatttactctggttatttttgtgtgatattaaatttttttgattaTCTCAATCTTTTGAGTGTGGCAAATGTCTGCAAATGTGGGCTAATtcttttttcacagcactgtaagtATTACATAAACGTTGTTGTCTAGTTTGAATAGTAAAGCTTTCATTTTAACTATAACTGtagcaaaagaagaagaaggataaACTTCAGATCAAGGAGATCAAGTCAGCGACGGAAACTGAGTACGGTGTGCTGAACATGAAGGTCTCTGGATATGACATGACCCTGGTGGAACATTACGCTCAGTACATCCATAAACTCTGTAACCGCCTTGACATCAAAGTGAGCGACAGGTGAGATTTCACTCAGAGATAAGGAAAACCATTAAGTCTTACAtacatttttgtgtgtgattttcAAACATTCTGCCTTAAAGGGCTCATATTTTACGATTTCTGTAAAACGTGTGTTTCAGAGCTCCCCTGAAGCGTGCGTGTGTAATTGTAGATAATGCTTTGTCTCCTAATTCAGTCTCCAGTTTTAAACGCACATTAGGGAAGATATGTGGGTGAGAAATATGTGTTTAGGCCCTGActaagaaaaaatagaaaataaaaacagagaatGTATTTTTCACACGTTTTTGATTTGTACACACAATGGAGACTGATTGGAACATctaaaagagacaaaaaaaaatagatttgctaacgctGTGCTTTTTAATGCCAGACACCCCACAGGGTTGCCCCTGGAGAATAAAAATAAccattttgcttctttttttcccttcccctCAAGCTACGCCTTGCCTACTAAGAGCACAGAAGTCATGATCATGCCTGAGCAGGGCACCAAGATGTATGTTGATGCCGTGCTTAAAACTCACGAACGGGTTGTTCAGGTAAATGTTAAAGAAGTACTTGTTCCttgactgtaaataaaatactgcACCAAAGTTGGTTagttacataaaaatttatttggttTAGTATATACATCGTCCTGCAAACAGTAAATTATTATCTctcaaatgtattattttattttaaaaaatataaggtAACCGAAATGAAGGCGACGCTGGCTCCGATGCTAATGGAGGTCGTTCTTAGAAACCAACCGGAGGGAGTTCAGCTCTTGATAAATGAGGTGATTACAACAAGCTGAtctatttattcttttctacTGGTTCTTGTTCTACATTGTACAGTATTCTCATATATAATAGTAtatgtatagtatataataGGATAGTATAATAGAactgtatagtatagtacaatAGTATtctcatatataatatatataatgtaaatgctATGTTCAGGGAATTGTTATGAACTGGTGTGGTCACTAATTTCACCCAATTATCTGTCTTTCATGTTTCAAACATCAGTCCCACTTAAACTTCATGTACTTCATGTTTCTGTCTTTGCTTTTCAGCACACTGAGGCAGAATACAAAGCCCGGTTCAAAGCCAGACCGGAACTCGACGGACTTCTGGCACAAATTAGTTAAAAAGGCATTTGGATTTGTTATCTGTTTTGTTAAACCTTAAAATAAACGTGTACTTGGAttgttgtgggtttttttctttttcttatatatatataaatttatatataaatttatatatatatgtaaatgttCTATGAAACCCAAATAATGTTCTTTTTAGTACAAAATAGGGATCATTTTGAGGGGTGTGAATACTAATGCAAGGCCAAGtggcatttaaattttttttttttcctttcccaaATATATTAATCCAACTTGTACTTGAAGAGGCTgatggtcctttttttttttttttttttttgcactgccACACCTTACTTTTCACCAAAAGGGGTTTACGGTAATGTGGTCAGCTTTGTGGTCTTGCGCCTCTAtggttgagggttcgagtccAGTCTCTGGTTTGTGCGTAGAGTGTATGTTGTCCTCGTGCTTATTggtttttctccaggtactctggtttcctcccacagtccaaagacatgcagattaggttagttGGCAttaccaaaatatatatatatatatatatatatatatatatatatttatatataatactatatagtattttatttaaacctgtaCACAAGAGAGCTTTACATCACGTTCTTTACTTTCCAATATGTCTAAAAATATGGCGCCTAGACCAATAAACGGCATTACCCAGTAAGCTTAGCGGCGTCACCGCAGCAACGTTGCCTAGCAACCGGCACAAAATCAAACTAATAGGTGAATACGGAGACGTGTGTGAAGTTTTCTTGTCGTAATTAAGGTCGAAATGGGAAAAGACTATTACACGACGCTGGAAATTAACCGAAATGCATCCGACCTCGACATTAAAAACTCGTAAGAATTAgttttgctcttttttcctttaatcaaAACACAAACACCCATAACGTTTTCTAATCGGGCTGTGTGTAAGTGTACTCGTGCACTTCATAGTGAATGTCTCATTGATGTTTACACCCTACGTAGAGCACTAATCATTTAAAACGAGGTTAATTTGGAATACAGCCAGAGTAAACTAGCGCACCAATATACTAATAATGCTGGTTAAGCTAGTTAAGCTACTAGCTACACTAATCTGATATCAAACTGACTTATGTTCTTGTTTTTAGATCATTTCAGTGTAATTatttagataataaaaaaaggaaaatatatataatataagaaaaaaaatattaaaagcactCAATAGTGTTGTTTCCAGTAATGTac
The sequence above is drawn from the Clarias gariepinus isolate MV-2021 ecotype Netherlands chromosome 17, CGAR_prim_01v2, whole genome shotgun sequence genome and encodes:
- the mrpl48 gene encoding 39S ribosomal protein L48, mitochondrial; its protein translation is MTALAGKSLLMQNTRALVQAVSLIRSSVLQHQVSPGVFLPERQYRSMPTHGIGRYKYLLPKETQKKKKDKLQIKEIKSATETEYGVLNMKVSGYDMTLVEHYAQYIHKLCNRLDIKVSDSYALPTKSTEVMIMPEQGTKMYVDAVLKTHERVVQVTEMKATLAPMLMEVVLRNQPEGVQLLINEHTEAEYKARFKARPELDGLLAQIS